Genomic window (Capricornis sumatraensis isolate serow.1 chromosome 1, serow.2, whole genome shotgun sequence):
TCACAGTCACGGTTCATTATGGCGGAAGGATACAGATTAGAGTGAGCCGAGGGAGGAGGGATGTGTGGAGGGTCCAGGAGAGTTGCTGCCATGGGCCCCGGGGGGCAGTCCTGCACTCTTGCTCAGGGTAGCAGGGTCCCTGCCACACTTGGCTCTGGGGTGGGCCACGAGGCGGCAGGCTTTGGCCCCGCCACTCCATCCTGTGCCCTCCTTCCATTGGCAGGGTTGGGTGGAGGTGTTGTCAGCCCTGGAGGTCTGCTGGGCCGGGTGTTTGGCCTCTTACTGCTTCACGAGGGCAGGGCTTCCAGGCCCTGGTGCAGGAATGGTGCAGCTGGCAGTGCCTTTGGGTatgcccaccctccccctgcccccttccccccttccccctccccctggcATCAGAGTTGGGCAGGATGTGTTGTGGGGCAGCTTTGTGCCTGGGAACCCAGACCCCAAGTGCCTTGCCTGGGTCCAGTCACCTGCTGGGATACCCCAGCAGAGGCCCTGGGCTGCCCCAGGTTCATCCCAAATCTGAGTGGTGTGGGGAGAGCCCGAGGCTCTGAGCGGGCCCAGTGGGCTGTTGGGTGTTCCCCCTGACAGGTGGCACTGCCCAGCACTGACCTGGCCCCCAGGCCCCTGGAGAGCCTGAGGGGCCCAAGACCAGAGCCGGTGGTGCTCTGCCAGTAGGCTGTGCTCACCAGGGAAAAGGGTTGCGTCTGGAGAAAGTGGTTCCCCATGGTCCAAAGGTTGTAGAGGATGAGAGCAGGGGGCCTGACGCAGGGGGGCCTCACCCTGGGAGCCGGCGCCTGTCACCAGCTGGGCTTCCTGGACCCTGGGGCTTCAGGGGATCACCCACCGGTGCTGTGGATTGAGATGAGAGTCCCATTTGGTTTTGGGCCCCAGTCCCCTTGGGGTGGGTGCCACAAGGGCTTGTTCACATCAGAGGGGAAAGGACGGGGTAGCACAAGAGCCCCGAAGCTGGGAGCCCCCTGGGCCCACTCGCATCCCCAGGCACTGAGTGCCAGCTGAAGGGAGCCTGTCAGGACAGCGCTGGCCTGTCTTGCCGTCGGGGAAGCAGACTTCTGCTGGAGCAACTTCCCGAGGGCATTCAGCCCCCAGAGCCGCAGCCCCCAGTGCTGCAGGGCCAGGGTCCTCTTCCAGCTCCGTGGGTCCCGGGAATGGGCAGCTGCTTCAGTTCTGGCAGGAAGGTCTCTGTCCACTCAATGTCCCTTCTCAGTGCACTCGGCCCTGCAGCCAGAGCTAGATCCGGGTGCTGGGTGAGCTGGGGCCCTGGCCTTTGGAGTGGGTGAGCAGGACCTGGGCTGGTGTCTGGTGTGAATGTCCCTGCCCTGGGCTGCTGGGGTGAGCAAGGGGGGGTCAGTTCCCTGTGCCCCCGCGGCCTCCGGGAATCCACCCTGCCTACCTTTGTCCACAGTGGAAAACCCCAGCAGGGAGGGGTGTGCCATTCCCGtgagcagcctgccaggccctggaTGTGTCTTAAGGCTCGGGTGAGGGTCCTGCCTCTCCTTGCCACCCACTGTCACGCTAGGCTGCCCCTGGACCCTGAGGGGTCTCCCAGGGGTGTGCTTGTACCTTGGGGCCCTTGACTATCAGAGCAGGAAGAGGCTGTGGGAGCCCTTCTTACCTGAACTGGACAGGGATGAAGATTCAGGGCATGAGGTCCCCAGGCCTCCTGACTTCCCAGCACAGAGGTGCCACCTCCTGGGTGGGGGCTgtggctgggggaagggagacCCAGGCCATCTGGATCGGCAAGGGTGGGGCCTCCAGGGGGCTCGGTGGTGGACACAGAGAGGGGTCAGTGGTGAAAGGAACAGGGCTACAGTGTCCGGGGGCTGACACTGGGCCAGAAGGGGGCTGTCCTGGGGGTCTGGAGCGGGAAGGAGTCGGGATGAAGTAGCCACAGAGCAGCTGAGACCAGGGAAAAGAGGGAACGTGAATAAGAAATGAGGGCTCCTGGTCAGGAGGTCAGTTAGGTGGTGGTTCAGGACTCACAGGTTTTCTGAGTCCCTGCTCTGCCAGGTCCCTCCTGCCGTGTGGCacctgtagccttccaggccagCAGAGAGCCCTGTGTGGACTGTGGCCTCTGGTCAAGACTCGAATGTGGGCCATGCTGACCCCTTTCTTCGTGTCCCCAGCAGGGCAGCCAGCAGGCCCCGGCCCGCCGAGCTGAGGCGGATGAGCGCTCAGCAGAGGCTCCAGCTCCTGTAAGTactggcccccacccccacccccgcccccccaccccccggcgcccccgccacacacacacatgcaaaggaCGCCCGGCGTCCTGCCTGCCTCTACATGGCCCATCCAGGGCTTCCCCAACCCGAGTCCTTGGTGTGCTGGGGCTCAGCCTGGGGGGCGTGGATGACTGTCTCCAGGGACCAGGAAGCCCCTTCCCCTGGAGTGCTAAGGACAGCTGCTGGGTCTTGGGGGGGCTGCCCTTGGGACCCGGGTCCCAGGCGTCTTGGGAGTGTGGACACCTGGCCAGTCAGCCAGCCATCCACTGGGGTCTACAGTCTCCCCGTCAGCAGCACAGGAAGCTGGGGTGTGGTGTGGTCTGACCTTGTCTTTGGTCATGCACCTGTGGAGGGTACAGGCTGGGCTCTCCTCCCTGCCTCGCCATCCCAAGGCCAGGATCACCCCCACCACAGTGCTGTGACAGGTCTGCTGCCCTGAGCGTCCGGACCAGGTCACCTCAGTTTCAGTGGCAGAGATGTTGTCCCCAGAGGCACTTGAGCAGGTCGCCCCTGTCTGTGCTGGGCTGCAGGGCCAAAGTGTGAGCTGGCCCTGGCGCCTTGGGGAGGTGACGTGGCCGGCTGGGCTTAGGGATGGCCACAGAGAGACAGCCCCCCTGTGGACTCGGGGCCCAGGGCCTTCTGCGGGGAGGGTGGGCCCACTGCAGGCCCCCATTACCACCTGGCCCGGCGCCCCTGCTCCTGCGGGACCAAGCTGGCGAGGAGCTGCCGTGTGAGGTCTTGTGTATGCAGTGCGCATTCCCCGGCTTAGCAGCTCCTTATCACAGTCGTGGCGGATGAGGGGCCTGTGCGCCCACGAACAGGCCCCAaggcagcccctcccctcctACCTGAAGTGCCCCCTCCCGCGGGCCTCAGACCCCCATCCGCCCCCACACCCAGACCCAGCAGGCAGAATCTCATAGCCCCACAGCCTGCCTCACACCCCACCCTGTCCAGCCCTGTCCAGCCCTGTGCTGGTGTCCCTCCCTGAAGGGTAGCTGTGCCGAGGCTGGCCCTGTGCTGGTGTCCCTCCCTGAAGGGTAGCTGTGCCGAGGCTGGCCCTGTGCTGGTGTCCCTCCCTGAAGGGTAGCTGTGCCGAGGCTGGCCCTGTGCTGGTGTTCCTCCCTGAAGGGTAGCTGTGCCGAGGCTGGCCCTGTGCTGGTGTCCCTCCCTGAAGGGTAGCTGTGCCGAGGCTGGCCCTGTGCTGGTGTCCCTCCCTGAAGGGTAGCTGTGCCGAGGCTGGCCCTGTGCTGGTGTCCCTCCCTGAAGGGTAGCTGTGCCGAGGCTGGCCCTGCGGTTGCTGGCTGCTCCGCACCCACCCTCCCCACTGACCTCTGCTCTCCATTCTTGCAGCGAGGAGGAACGGACGCGGTTCCAGGAGCTGCTGGCCAGTCCGGCCTATAGAGCCAGCCCTCTGCTGGCCATCGGGCGGCAGTTGGCCGAGCAGATGCAGCTGGAGGGCAGTGGGCAGCCCTGACCCAGCGGGGCGTGTGAGAGCGCTGAGGCCACCCACAAGGAGGCGCCCAGGGCCAGCTTGGCCACTGTCCCCTGGGCTGCCAGCCACTTCCTCCACGACACAGCTGCTGTGCTTGGCACAGGCGGGAGACAGGCAGTTGACACGGGAGTATTGTGACGACACATTTATTTTTGCAATAAAAACACTGCTGGAAAACCCCAGATGTCCATGGAACTCAGTGCCCACCCCACAGGAGGTGGTGCAGCCACGCAGCCAGCCTTCTCCTCGCCTTTCTCTTTCGTCTGGGTTTGTGGGAAGTGACTTGCACTCATGTATCATATTAAGAGACAAGCCCTCTGGCTTGGTCCTCTAGGGGCTCCAGGCTGACTGCGGCTGGATGCGGCTCGGCCACCTTCTCACGATGCCCTCTGTCAGGGCCTCTGGCCTTTGCCCGACGCCAGGACCTTCTCCTTGACCTCACctgtggggctggggggaggatggggaggtgcGGGTCGAGCCCGACACTGCCGTCCTCTGTGGTGGCCACCCACTGCCCTCCACTGCGGCAGACTCGCTGGCAATGTGGCTGAGAAGCCGCAACCGTCTGGCGATGCCCCCCGCCCCAAGCAGAGTGCCCTGCCACCCAGACGGTTGGAGGTGGGGCGGGGAAGGAGGGCAGGTGGGAGAgaccccctctccctcccacttcttGGGAGCCTGCTGGCTGCCGTCTCTGacctggagggacttccctgctgcttACCTGTGTTTTTAAATCTTCATAGAATGCACTTGGAATATTTGGTAATAAAGTTAAGTGACAAACAATTGGGTGGTTTTCATGTGCATTTTAAACTCAGTTTGCTTTCGGGCTCTGAAGGGCTGGTGGGCCTGAGCTGGGGTGTCCGCCCTACGGGCCCTTTGAGGGGCTCTGGTCACGGATGGGGCTCTCCAGCCAGGCGTTATGCAGCCCCCAGCAGTGAGCGGAGGCAGGGGCAGAGTCCCACAAGCCCCTAGGCATCGGAgagggagtgggggctgggggaggggagagtggcGCAGTGGAGGAGCCCCCTGAGGGTTGTGGCAGAGTGGCCTGGGCAGTGGTGTCACCCAGCggaaggagcagtggctgctagGCCAAGGGAGCGAGGGCTCCGAGCAAGACAGATGAGACGCCAGGGCAGAGTCCGTGGCCGTGGGGTGGTGGGTCCCCAAGGAAGACGGACCTCGGTCGACATGACAAGCCGTGGGCgcctgctgcttccctgaggcttAGAGGGCAGGATGTGAGCAGCAAGGAGAGGGGACTTGAGAGTGGGGGCAGCAGAGCCCTGGGGGATGCTGGTGTCCTGGGTCAGCGTCGCCCGGGCCCCTCAGTGAATGCCTCTGCTGCCGTGTGGGGCAGGGCTCAGGACAGGTGAGGGAGGAGTTGGCCTGGGGACGGGGGGCGGAGGGGTGGAGGGCTGGCTCGTGCTGGGGCCTCACCCTCtgatgtgaccccatggactgtagaccaccagtctcctctgtcatgggattctccaggcaagagtatggagtgggtagctatgccctcctttaggggatcttccccaaccagggatcgagcccaggtctcccacattgcaggcattctttaccagctgagccaccagggaagcttctggCTTTGTCCAGATGCTCCCGCATCGGTTCCGGTGTCACCCAGCCTACAGCAAGCCAGCCATGTTTGTGCCTGGCATTGGGTGTATCTGATTTGGGGTCTTGGGTGGACATCCACCAGGCGGGGCCTGTCAGGGAGGGAACGGTGCACAGACAAGCCGCCTGCAGCCAGGTGTGCACGACTCCAGGTGTGCTGCTGCTTGAGCGTTCCTTGCTCACTGATAACGCCGGTGATGCAGCCTGGCTGAGGTCCTGGTGTTGAGAGGCTTTCAGGGTTCCCAGGGTCTGGAgctctgggggcaggggtggtggcGGGTGGTGAGGGGTTGAAGGGCTTTCACAGCAGCGGCTGCTGCCCTGTCCTGTCATGTCTCTTCTCAAGATGCTCAAGTGACAGGTTAGAAGGTCGGTTACAGGCATATTCCTGATGTTGGATCATGTTTCTTAAGTCTTCCTTAAAGttaagaaatctttatttttagattctgggGAGAAAGTCTGATTATTTCTATCTCTGAATCCAAGTGTTCCTTCTGGTGCCACAGAGGCTTCCGGACCGTGGGCCTCCTGCCAGGCCTGAGCCTCATCCCTCCTGTTCCCCTGGTCCCTGGGGCCCAGCTGGGCCCTTCCCTCCAGAGGGAAACTGAGCCTGGAGTTGGCCTCCTTCCAGCTGGCGCTGCCCACCCCATGACCCAACTTAGCCCTTGACCTCGCCTTCAGTTCAGGCCAACACTAGGTGTGTCACAACACAAGGCTTGGAGTACCCCTTGGGAgcagcccccctgcccccagtgcCCTTCTGCCTTGGGTCTGGTTTCTAGCTCAGCGGTAATTACTCCCACCTCAGCGTCTCCTGGGCTGGGAGCAGAGTAATTACATAATGATGTTTAATTAGAGTGCCAGGCCCAAGTCAGCCCTCCGGCTGCAGGGCTCCTACAGGGAACGAGCGGGCCGGCCTCCTGCGGGTGCCTGGGCCTGAGGACCTGGCCTGGATGACCCAGTacccccacctcccagagctgATGCGCCCTCATGCTCCTCGCATCATCAGCAGGGCCCACCTCCAGCTCCATCTCATTTGGCCAACCCTTGCAGGCCTAATCTGTGGCCACCCAAGCCACCCCACCAGGTGAAGAGACCCCTCCTCACGGGGACCTCTGTCCGGTGGGGCAGGCCCAGCTGTCCTGTCAGCCTAgtctggggctggaggagaaggcagaGTGGCAGCAGCGAGTGTGAGCGAGGGGGGCACCAGCTCTGTGCTTGCGGAACTCACACCCCAGAGCAGACAGCGGCAGAGGCCCCGAGCAGGCCCATCCTGGCTGTGTGTCTGCATGGATGGGGCCTTCCTGACTCTGCGTCTGCACGGATGGGGTTCTGGATGCACTGGGCTGGGTGGCGGTATGCAAGGGTGGTTTGCCCTGGACCTGGGATTACCTCAGAGCAGGCTGGGGACACTGTCCTGCTGAGGCCCAGGATGAGGGATGCTTTGCTCATCTTCTAGTCCCTACCACAGGCTGCTAGTAACAGAGAACACAAGTCACTGTGGCTGATGATGTTTAAAATGGGAAGGGTTGCCCCTCGTACGATGAGGGTCTGGAAGCAGGCAGTCCAAGTCTTCAGGGTGTCATCAGCAGCCCAAGTGACACCATCCTCTACTCACCCTGGTGCTAATGAAGCTGCCAGTGCCCCAGCCATCACGTCACACTCCAGGCGGGAAagggggagaggcagagggcaaACAGCAAGAGGAATGGGGAAACCTGCTCTACTCCCATTTTAAGGTCTCCTCAGAGgcccaccagg
Coding sequences:
- the SLX9 gene encoding ribosome biogenesis protein SLX9 homolog isoform X4 gives rise to the protein MLRVVIQYDCSVAEPALALALRSSSVGSSVPPDTPICGGCCVLLLSTSLPQAQDAPGSCRHFLLLSESQCSSRESSPFRWKWRLGGGVVSPGGLLGRVFGLLLLHEGRASRPWCRNGAAGSAFGRAASRPRPAELRRMSAQQRLQLLEEERTRFQELLASPAYRASPLLAIGRQLAEQMQLEGSGQP